GAGTGCAGCGTGCCGAGCAGTCCCTGCTTGATCATGTCGACGGCGTTGTCATACAGGATGCTATAGTGCCGCTGGTGCCCGGTGGCCAGGTGCTTTTTGAGCTGGTTCGCCACGCGGGCCATCGTCTTGCAACGGCCGACGCTGTAGCCCATCAGCTTCTCAGTGAGCACGTGCTTGTCGGCCTTCATGGCCTCGATGGCCACCACATCGTGCAAGTGCAAAGGCAGGGCGATGACCACCGCCTCGACGTCGGGATCCTTCAGCAGATCGTGATAGTCGTCGCCATAGACCTTGACGTGCTTGCGAGCTTCGTCTTCGCTCTTCCAACCGTACTTGGCCATCAGGCCCGGCCGGGCGGCCAGGGCGGTCGGATCGCCGTGAAAGGCGCGGTGGATGTTGTAAGGCCGGATGTCGGCGATGGCCACTACGTTCAAATAGTCGGGCGTGTGCGCGCCCAGCAGCACGCTGCCTTCGTCGCCGGTGCCGATGACGCCGATCCGCACCGGGTTTTCGACCTTCTTATAGCCGTAGTAGAACGCGCCGAGGCCGGCCCCGGAGACCACGCCGGCGGCCACGGCGCCCTCTAAAAACTCGCGTCGCGTGACGCCGATGGCCGACTGAAAGTTCTCTTTGCCAATCGCTTTTTGTTCGGGGGTTAAGTCCATCATCGTTTTTCTCTCTTGGCGGGCGGCGCTTCCTTCCGGCCGAACAGCGGCCGGACGAAGCAATAGTGGATGAAGAAATCGAGTCCGCCCCAGCGGCCGACATGCGTCGTGGCCAGGGCAAACATCGCCATCATTTCGACGAATTCCTTGTTCACGAACAGCGAATGCCCGACCGACGGGTGCGGCACCGGATAAAGCCCTGGCCAATCGGGCTGGGCCAGCACGATCGACAGCAAAAACAGCGCGCCGGCGAAGCTGGCCAGCCGGGTGAAGAGGCCGGCCAGCAGGCAGACGCCGATGGCCGTCACGCCGTAACTGACGATCTTATCGACTTGCTCGATCTGCGTCGGCCGGCCGGCCAGCGGGCGGCTGTTTTCGGCACGGGTGCGCTGTTCGTCGTCGAGTAAGTTTTCGAGATCCTGCTGAAAGGCGGCGAAATAGCCGTCGAGATCCTTGAGCCAGCCCTTGAACTGCCCCTGCAGCTCCGTTTGCTTGTCCCAGACCCGTTTTTGCTGATAGGGCGGGAACGACCAAGTGGTGCTCGGCTTGGGTCGCTGATCGGGTTCGGCCGGCGCCGCGGCGGCCGGTTTGGCCGCTCCGGAGGGCGATTCTTTGGCTGACGCCAGCCGGTCGAGCTCGTGCAGGTAGGTGTCGAGATCCTGTTCGTTCTCTTTCAGGAAATCCAGCGTCTGGGTTTTGCGGGCGGCGGCGATATGCTCGGCCGACGCGGCCTGCTCCGGCCCCAGTTTGTAGAGGTCCCTGAACTTCTGCAGATACTCGTCGAACCGCTTTACGAGCTGGTCGCGGTTCTCTTTGGCGAGCGTCTTGCGGCCGTCCCAATCGTCGAGCAGCGAGCGATAGAGGTCGCCCAGCGGCCCCTTGGCCTGGCCGAGAAAAGCGGCCGAGGAAAACTGCGGATCTTCGAGCTTGACCAGGCCCTGGTAGAAAAAGTGCCAGCCGAGGGTCAGCCGCAGCAAGACCAGGGCAAACACGGTTGTCAGGCCGATGGTAAACGGGCGTCGGTTCAGGGAAAAATCTCCTGCGCGGATGCCAGCCGCCAGCGCGCGTGAATCGGGCGTTCGCGGCCATCAAGGTGGGAAACGACTGAGCCATCCATTGTAATCCTTTTGCCGGCCTTGGCTACGGGGCTCATGGCTGAATGTCGCGCCAATCCTCGGCGGGGACGAAACGCTTGATGTGCTTGGGGTTGGTAGAAGCAACCAGGACTTCTCGGCCTCGGATCATTTCGGCCTGCGCGGCGAGAATGACATCGGCGTCCAACGATTCGTTGCCCGCGGTCGGCCGGCCGTGCCTCCGGGCCTCGGCCCACAACTCCGCGGCACGCAGCATCGCCTCGGTGGTAATCGGCAGATAACCAAGTTCGTCCTTCATCTCGTTCAGCCGTTCAATGCCACGAGTGCGGTTTGCCCGCAGCAATTCGCGGCGAACCTCGTAGTCGGCGATTTCGGGCACCAGAACCTCAATGCCCGCGACGACGAGTTGAGCCAACCACGCGGCGGCTTCCATCGATGGCCGCGGATGCGACACCAACCCCAACGGGCCCGCGTCGAGCAGGACGACTTCAACCATCGAACAGCTTTCGCGCACCGACCCGTGAACGCTCGCGGTCGAGTGCTTTTTTTAACATGGGCCACGTCTCTTCATCGTAGCCAGACTCGTCTGCCAGCCAGCTCCGCAGCATCGCGACGATTCTCTTGGCTTTCGGCGAATGCGGCTCAAGCTGATCTAACAACGCGATCGTATCGGCAATGGCGTCGGCCCCTTTTGCATCATTAGTCGCCTTACGACGTCGCGCCTTTGCGCTTGCTGACGGTTTGCGGCGAATCATAGTCCCTCCGTTGAAGCGCTCATTATAATCGTCTCTGCCTTTTCATCCATTGGTTCGGCCGCCATAATGAATCTCAAAGGGGCCGATAGCAGCCAAGGCAGAGGTCGCCAATGGAGCTCACTGCCGTTTTCATGGAAGTGCCCGAGGGGTTCATTGCCTTCGTCCAAGAACTGCCGGGAACCAACACGCAGGGGAAAACTCTCGACGAAGCGAGAGAGAACCTTCGGGAGGCCGTCGAGCTCATCCTGGAAGCAAATCGCGAGTTGGCCGAGAAGTCGTTGGCTGGCCAAGCGGTGGTCCGTGAGCCGTTCGCGCTGACCGGCCCATGAAGCGCCGCGACTTGATCAGACACCATGACCTGCTCTCGGCAATGCAGGCGGGAAACTGCCGCGGTTGCCAATTGTAATCCTTTTGCGCGCCTTGGCTACGGGTGGGCGGACGGCTTTGCCAGCGGCTGCTTGCGCTGGGTGATCTGCGGGCATTGCGGCGCCATTTCGGCGTTCAGGGCGATGAAATCCCGCCACGCTTCGGGCACGGCATCCTCGTAGAAGATCGCTTCCACCGGGCATTCCGGCTCGCAGGCGCCGCAGTCGGTGCATTCGTCCGGATGGATGTAGAGCATCTTTTCGCCTTCATAAAAGCACTCGACCGGGCAAACCACCACGCAATCGGTATACTTGCAGCCAAAGCAGGGCTGAGCCACAACAAACGCCATTTTTTAGTCCTCAAGCAAGAGACGGTTGCCCGAAGGGTTAATGCGTTTTCGAC
Above is a genomic segment from Pirellulales bacterium containing:
- a CDS encoding type II toxin-antitoxin system HicB family antitoxin is translated as MELTAVFMEVPEGFIAFVQELPGTNTQGKTLDEARENLREAVELILEANRELAEKSLAGQAVVREPFALTGP
- a CDS encoding DoxX family protein codes for the protein MFALVLLRLTLGWHFFYQGLVKLEDPQFSSAAFLGQAKGPLGDLYRSLLDDWDGRKTLAKENRDQLVKRFDEYLQKFRDLYKLGPEQAASAEHIAAARKTQTLDFLKENEQDLDTYLHELDRLASAKESPSGAAKPAAAAPAEPDQRPKPSTTWSFPPYQQKRVWDKQTELQGQFKGWLKDLDGYFAAFQQDLENLLDDEQRTRAENSRPLAGRPTQIEQVDKIVSYGVTAIGVCLLAGLFTRLASFAGALFLLSIVLAQPDWPGLYPVPHPSVGHSLFVNKEFVEMMAMFALATTHVGRWGGLDFFIHYCFVRPLFGRKEAPPAKREKR
- a CDS encoding ferredoxin family protein, with translation MAFVVAQPCFGCKYTDCVVVCPVECFYEGEKMLYIHPDECTDCGACEPECPVEAIFYEDAVPEAWRDFIALNAEMAPQCPQITQRKQPLAKPSAHP
- a CDS encoding PIN domain-containing protein yields the protein MVEVVLLDAGPLGLVSHPRPSMEAAAWLAQLVVAGIEVLVPEIADYEVRRELLRANRTRGIERLNEMKDELGYLPITTEAMLRAAELWAEARRHGRPTAGNESLDADVILAAQAEMIRGREVLVASTNPKHIKRFVPAEDWRDIQP